In the Phaseolus vulgaris cultivar G19833 chromosome 7, P. vulgaris v2.0, whole genome shotgun sequence genome, one interval contains:
- the LOC137827470 gene encoding uncharacterized protein, giving the protein MKNTLSWVKKRGQGKRDSSYEASESKKLAKRGISHQAMSANTIQSQNSVFPKHLFFLLVHGHYKIPKLLASADEMYLRRCLESVHNSALKASQHNKKPVSASLETKNLWTSPESLSRVEFIGGTESGVSDELVLAHHVASMTENLVDGTDAAENWTLGTVMGTKSMINILNSPLLQQLSSSERNHNLNNMNFTDAKSMICYDSVDSPSGFSITSHRLRMETPVVQSHKHGSISVHKRSTSKTNSDCFDWMSSAASNVSQGMLQCTWKQGVPHFVFSVDDQKKVYVANLIKVDTTHDEDLDYVYLFHLNKESQKGHQIPDSDLHLVGKMNVSTCLTLCPENFRVMETRFILFGDGKIYEKDMFNSSHSNIKNKGTTKKASRLLRTSPSPMHRTLSRFSRSKTVRESCALDQQSCGLDETNLLESNVPPNFELAAIVVKDHLPSNSLDKVGGWGLKFLNKSGVNQTTFPSESCHRNCGASLTSTSIIIPAGLHGGPRTRHSGPSSLIDRWKSGGCCDCGGWDEGCPLTVLQRRSSNEDLLSHVDMQGECKSIELVTQDSSNFSPSLRMVNIHDGLYFIHFQSPLSALQSFSVAVAIIHRQSPTLQPK; this is encoded by the exons atgaaaaatacACTGAGTTGGGTTAAAAAAAGGGGCCAAGGTAAAAGGGATTCATCATATGAAGCATCTGAGTCAAAAAAGTTGGCTAAAAGAGGAATTTCTCACCAAGCCATGTCTGCAAACACTATCCAATCACAGAATAGTGTTTTCCCAAAGCATTTATTCTTTCTACTTGTTCATGGACACTACAAGATTCCAAAGCTTCTGGCAAGTGCAGATGAGATGTATCTTCGTCGCTGTCTGGAATCTGTGCACAATAGTGCATTGAAAGCTTCTCAACACAACAAAAAACCAGTGAGCGCATCCTTAGAAACCAAAAACTTGTGGACTTCACCAGAAAGTTTGAGTAGAGTTGAATTTATTGGTGGAACAGAAAGTGGTGTTTCTGATGAGTTAGTCTTAGCACATCATGTAGCTTCCATGACGGAGAATTTAGTTGATGGTACTGATGCTGCAGAGAATTGGACTTTAGGCACAGTAATGGGGACTAAGAGTATGATCAATATATTGAATAGTCCTTTACTTCAGCAGCTTAGTTCTTCAGAAAGAAACCACAATTTGAACAACATGAACTTCACTGATGCTAAAAGTATGATATGCTATGATTCTGTGGATTCTCCAAGTGGTTTTAGTATCACTTCTCATAGACTAAGAATGGAAACACCAGTGGTGCAAAGTCATAAGCATGGCTCCATTTCAGTTCATAAAAGAAGTACTTCCAAGACTAACTCTGATTGTTTTGATTGGATGTCTTCGGCTGCTTCTAATGTGTCTCAAGGAATGCTCCAGTGCACTTGGAAGCAAGGTGTTCctcattttgttttttctgtAGATGATCAGAAGAAGGTCTATGTAGCCAACTTGATCAAGGTAGACACAACACATGATGAGGATTTGGACTATGTGTATCTGTTTCACTTGAACAAGGAAAGCCAAAAGGGCCACCAGATTCCTGACAGTGATTTGCATCTTGTTGGTAAGATGAATGTATCAACCTGTCTCACCCTCTGCCCTGAAAATTTTAGAGTGATGGAAACAAGGTTTATACTATTTGGTGATggtaaaatttatgaaaaagacATGTTCAATTCAAGCCATTCTAACATAAAGAACAAGGGCACCACTAAGAAAGCATCAAGGCTGCTAAGAACTAGTCCATCACCTATGCACAGAACACTCTCAAGGTTCAGCAGATCAAAAACCGTAAGAGAAAGTTGTGCATTGGATCAACAATCATGTGGTCTAGATGAGACCAATTTATTAGAATCCAATGTTCCACCAAATTTTGAGTTGGCTGCCATTGTGGTCAAAGACCATCTTCCCTCTAATAGTTTGGACAAAGTGGGAGGCTGGGGTTTGAAATTTCTCAACAAATCTGGTGTGAATCAAACTACATTTCCTTCTGAAAGTTGTCATCGAAATTGTGGGGCTTCCTTAACTAGCACAAGCATTATCATTCCAGCAGGCCTTCATGGTGGACCTAGAACTAGACACAGTGGTCCATCTAGTCTCATAGACAGATGGAAATCTGGGGGGTGCTGTGACTGTGGTGGTTGGGATGAGGGATGTCCACTAACAGTACTTCAGAGAAGATCTAGCAATGAGGATCTTCTGTCTCATGTAGATATGCAAGGAGAGTGCAAATCTATTGAATTAGTTACTCAG GATTCAAGCAATTTCAGCCCCTCCTTGAGGATGGTTAATATTCATGAtggtttatattttattcattttcaatCACCCTTGTCTGCACTACAGTCTTTCTCAGTAGCGGTGGCCATTATTCACAGGCAGAGTCCTACTCTTCAGCCTAAATGA
- the LOC137827469 gene encoding uncharacterized protein: MLQDVIQPPTPDEQLPIDEISSPISARIFELCDPDFFPDTLQNSEVTSSSNCCHEEKSSYATTISPPLDVVDNKININSNSNIVTTSSSTTTASTTTNNNINNNTTNSNNLSIFFDSQDEIDNDISASIDFSSSPSFAVPPLLAITTQQDQFDFSSAQPQVQLSAAGSVLKGLAHYPTDPVVAPLIGAPLASVFDDDCISSIPSFLPLNPSSPSCSYLGPGIGAYMPPPGSLTTALSAESSGLFGANILLGSELQTQELDYQGENGGIYCTDSIQRVFNPQDLQALGTESQKLVSAAGGSGTLAPEISHLEDSTLKVGKLSVEQRKEKIHRYMKKRNERNFSKKIKYACRKTLADSRPRVRGRFAKNDDFGDSHRQGSSNHEEDEEEITVKEDDDMVDSSDIFAHISGVNSFKCNYSIQSLI; the protein is encoded by the exons ATGTTGCAGGATGTTATCCAACCCCCAACACCAGATGAGCAACTCCCCATT GATGAGATTTCAAGCCCAATCAGTGCTCGAATTTTCGAACTTTGTGACCCTGATTTTTTCCCAGACACACTGCAAAATTCTGAGGTTACCTCCAGCTCCAATTGTTGCCATGAAGAGAAgtcctcatatgccacaaccaTATCTCCACCTTTAGATGTAGTAGACAACAAGATCAATATCAATAGCAATAGCAACATAGTCACCACCTCATCTAGTACTACCACAGCCAGCACCACTACCAACAACAACATCAACAACAACACAACAAACAGCAATAACCTGTCCATCTTCTTTGACTCTCAAGATGAAATTGACAATGACATATCAGCCTCCATAGACTTCTCATCATCTCCATCTTTTGCTGTTCCACCACTTCTTGCAATCACAACTCAGCAGGATCAGTTTGATTTCTCTTCAGCTCAGCCACAGGTGCAGCTATCAGCAGCAGGTTCAGTTTTGAAGGGCCTTGCTCATTACCCTACTGATCCTGTGGTTGCACCCCTTATTGGGGCTCCATTAGCATCAGTTTTTGATGATGATTGCATCTCTTCCATCCCTTCTTTTTTGCCTCTCAACCCTTCATCTCCCTCTTGTTCTTATCTCGGTCCTGGCATAGGAGCCTACATGCCTCCTCCTGGTTCCCTTACCACTGCCTTGTCTGCAGAGAGTTCTGGATTGTTTGGTGCCAACATTCTACTGGGGTCTGAACTGCAGACACAAGAACTGGACTACCAGGGAGAAAACGGTGGAATATATTGTACAGATTCAATTCAGAGGGTGTTTAACCCCCAAGACCTTCAG GCACTTGGTACTGAGAGTCAGAAACTGGTATCTGCAGCTGGGGGCTCCGGAACTTTGGCACCAGAAATTTCACACTTGGAGGATTCTACCTTGAAGGTTGGAAAACTTTCTGTTGAGCAGAGGAAGGAAAAGATTCATAGATACATGAAGAAGAGAAATGAAAGAAACTTCAGCAAGAAAATCAAG TATGCTTGCCGCAAAACTTTGGCAGATAGCAGGCCCCGGGTCAGAGGAAGGTTTGCAAAGAATGATGACTTTGGAGATAGCCATAGACAAGGAAGTAGCAACCATGAAGAAGATGAGGAAGAG ATAACTGTGAAAGAAGATGATGATATGGTTGATTCCTCAGATATCTTTGCACATATCAGTGGAGTGAACTCTTTCAAATGCAACTATTCCATCCAATCCTTGATTTGA
- the LOC137827472 gene encoding acid phosphatase 1-like codes for MACELMQLSFCANHIESDPCDLVTIPLKSAYIRAWLVRVSAKEEKMGKALCWCLVLTCLLVPLAGASDWSILKLQTHDGLKISLKNYCESWRMNVELHNIREFQVVPEECIEYIGKYVTSTQYNVDSQRATEECLVYLSTSCNLKKDGLDAWIFDIDDTLLSTVPYFKDNLYGGRKVNVTSLEEWMKMGNAPALDHSLKLYNELKTRGVQILLVTSRKEYLRSTTIDNLVKVGYYGWTKIIFRDPASELVSVKKYKSDVRKQIVNDGYRIWGIVGNQYSSIEGIPSPKRTFKLPNPMYYVA; via the exons ATGGCATGTGAATTGATGCAGCTCAGCTTTTGTGCCAACCACATTGAATCAGACCCATGTGACTTGGTCACAATACCATTGAAATCTGCATACATAAGGGCATGGTTAGTCAGAGTTTCTGCTAAGGAAGAGAAAATGGGGAAAGCACTTTGTTGGTGTTTGGTTTTGACATGCCTTTTGGTTCCTCTAGCAGGGGCTTCTGATTGGAGCATACTGAAGCTGCAGACACATGATGGATTGAAGATCAGCTTGAAGAACTACTGTGAGAGTTGGAGGATGAATGTGGAGCTGCACAACATTAGGGAGTTCCAAGTTGTGCCTGAAGAGTGCATTGAGTACATTGGGAAATATGTCACTTCCACACAGTACAATGTGGACTCACAGAGAGCAACTGAAGAGTGCTTGGTTTATCTCAGCACAAGCTGTAATCTCAAGAAAGATGGACTTGATGCTTGGATTTTTGACATTGATGATACTTTGCTTTCAACTGTTCCTTACTTCAAGGATAATCTTTATGG GGGAAGGAAAGTGAATGTGACATCTCTAGAGGAATGGATGAAAATGGGTAATGCACCTGCTCTTGATCACTCATTGAAGCTTTATAATGAGCTTAAAACCAGAGGTGTGCAAATTCTTTTGGTTACTTCAAGGAAGGAGTATCTCAGATCAACCACAATAGACAACCTTGTCAAAGTTGGTTATTATGGTTGGACTAAAATTATCTTCAG AGATCCTGCAAGTGAATTGGTATCAGTGAAAAAGTATAAATCTGATGTGAGGAAGCAAATAGTAAATGATGGTTATCGCATTTGGGGCATTGTTGGGAACCAATACAGCAGCATTGAAGGGATTCCAAGCCCTAAAAGGACATTTAAACTCCCAAATCCAATGTACTATGTTGCCTAA